Sequence from the Sanguibacter keddieii DSM 10542 genome:
TGCGCCACACCGTGCCGGCGCCGGCCTCGTCGAGCCACGCGGAGTACGACTCCTCGGCCTCGCGGGTCGCCTCGACCACGCCGTGCGACCGGACGTGGTCGAGGGCCCCGAGGACGTGCTCGATCTGCGTCTCGATCATGAACACCGCGGAGTTGTGCCCGAGGCTGGCCTGCGGGCCGTTGATGACGAACAGGTTCGGGAACCCGTGCACGCTGGTCGAGGCGTAGGCGCTCATGCCCGTGATCCACTGCTCGGCCAGGGTGCTGCCGTCCCGGCCGACCACCTGCTCGGCCCACGGCGGGCGCGTCGACACGAAGCCCGTCGCGAGGATCAGGACGTCGAGCTCGTGGGCGGTCCCGTCGGCGGCCACGACGGTGTGCCCGCGGACCTCCTCGAGCGCGGCGGGGACCACCGTCACGACGGGTGAGGCGACCGCCGGGTAGTAGTCGTCCGAGAGCAGCACGCGCTTGCAGCCGATCTCGTAGTCCGGGGTGAGCGTCTCGCGCAGCGCGGGGTCGGGGACCTGGGCGGCGAGGTGCCCGAGAGCGGTCTCGCGCAGCCGGTCGACGAACCCGGGCACGGCGTGCCGGGCGGCCAGCCCCTGCTCCATCTCCCAGAACAGCCGCGACCGCAGGCGCTCGACGGCCCCGGGGACCCGCTCGAGGCCGCGGCGCTCGGCGTCGGAATAGGCGCGGTTCCCGCGCGGCACTACATAGGGGGCGCTCCGCTGGAACAGCACGACCTCGCCGGCGTCGCCCGCGACCTGCGGCAGGATCTGCACGGCCGACGCCCCCGACCCGACGACGCCCACGCGAGCACCGGCCGTCACGACCGAGTGGTCCCAGCGCGCCGAGTGGAACACCGGCCCGGCGAAGGTCTCCAGCCCGCGCGCCGAAGGCAGCCGCGGCTCCGACAGCCGCCCGGCGCACACCACGAGCGCGACGCACCGGAAGACGCCTGCCGACGACGTCACGTACCAGCGGGCCTCGGCCTCGTCCCAGCGCATCGACCGCACCTCGGTGCCCAGCCGCAGGTGCGGTCCGATGCCCTCGTCCTCGACGGTCGCCTCGAGGTACTCGCGGATCTCCTCGCCCGGTGCGAACACCGCGGACCACCCTGCGCGCGGCCGGAAGGAGTACGAGTACAGGTGCGAGGGCACGTCGCACCCGACGCCGGGGTAGCTGTTGTCCCGCCAGGTCCCACCGACGCCGTCGCCACGCTCGAGCACCACGAAGTCCGTGCGCCCGGCACGCGCCAGGCGGACCGCGGTCCCGATCCCGGCGAAGCCCGCCCCGACGACGACGGTCTCGACGTCGGTCGGGGTGCCGGTGGGCGTGCCGACGTGCGGCGCGTCTGCCGTGCTCGTCGTCGGGGCGCTCATACCTGCACCGTCGGGACGGCCCCGGGGTCCACACGACCGTCCACGAAAGCCTCGACGAGCGCGAGCACCTCCGCGGGTCGCTCGGCGAGCAGCGCGTGCCCGGCGTCGAGCACCGCGTACCGGACGTCGTCGAAGGACCCGACGAGCTCCTGCGTGAGCGCGGGGGAGACGAGCGCGTCGGCGCTGCCGGCCACCACGAGCGTGGGCGTGGTCCAGGCATCGGTGCCCGGTGCCGCCTCCGCAGCGCCCGAGACGTCGAGGGAGCGGGTGGCGGCGAGGCGCGCCGTGGCCGACGGGTCGGCGGCCAGCAGCGGTGCGCCTGGCGCCGTCGTCGCCGACGGGCTGAGCAGCAGCAGCCGTGCGAGGGCGGGCAGGAGCTCGGGCGACCGCTCGCCGACGGCGAGCAGCAGGTCGAGACCTTCGCGCAGCCGCGCGTCGGGCGCCACCCACCCGCCGAGCAGCACGAGACCGCGCACCCTCGGCTCGGCCGCAGCGACCGCGGTCGCCACGAGCGCCCCGGAAGACGCGCCGACGAGGACGACCGGGCCAGCCTGGGCGCGCACCACTCCCGCGACGCGCTCGACCAGCGCTGCGAGGTCAGCAGGGTCCGCACCCTCCAGGTCGACCACGACCGCAGGCCCGCGCCGCGCCAGCATCGGCTGCACGAAGGCGTACTCCGCGCCGCCACCCGAGAACCCCGGGACGAGCACCACCGGGGTCGGGCGGGACGGCTCGGCGACGGACGAGGTCATCGCAGGCGCGCGCCGCTGATGAGGTCGGTGCGCAGCCAGGGCTCGACAGTGGGGTGACCGTCCCCACCGCCGGTGAGGAGGTCCGACGTGTCGGCGGCCCCGTAGTCGGTGGTGCGCTGACGCACCGGGCGCCCG
This genomic interval carries:
- a CDS encoding flavin-containing monooxygenase, with translation MSAPTTSTADAPHVGTPTGTPTDVETVVVGAGFAGIGTAVRLARAGRTDFVVLERGDGVGGTWRDNSYPGVGCDVPSHLYSYSFRPRAGWSAVFAPGEEIREYLEATVEDEGIGPHLRLGTEVRSMRWDEAEARWYVTSSAGVFRCVALVVCAGRLSEPRLPSARGLETFAGPVFHSARWDHSVVTAGARVGVVGSGASAVQILPQVAGDAGEVVLFQRSAPYVVPRGNRAYSDAERRGLERVPGAVERLRSRLFWEMEQGLAARHAVPGFVDRLRETALGHLAAQVPDPALRETLTPDYEIGCKRVLLSDDYYPAVASPVVTVVPAALEEVRGHTVVAADGTAHELDVLILATGFVSTRPPWAEQVVGRDGSTLAEQWITGMSAYASTSVHGFPNLFVINGPQASLGHNSAVFMIETQIEHVLGALDHVRSHGVVEATREAEESYSAWLDEAGAGTVWRTGGCTSWYRDDRNGRLTLLWPDFAFTFRERYGRFDPDGYGLAAAG
- a CDS encoding alpha/beta fold hydrolase, whose protein sequence is MTSSVAEPSRPTPVVLVPGFSGGGAEYAFVQPMLARRGPAVVVDLEGADPADLAALVERVAGVVRAQAGPVVLVGASSGALVATAVAAAEPRVRGLVLLGGWVAPDARLREGLDLLLAVGERSPELLPALARLLLLSPSATTAPGAPLLAADPSATARLAATRSLDVSGAAEAAPGTDAWTTPTLVVAGSADALVSPALTQELVGSFDDVRYAVLDAGHALLAERPAEVLALVEAFVDGRVDPGAVPTVQV